A genome region from Eurosta solidaginis isolate ZX-2024a chromosome 2, ASM4086904v1, whole genome shotgun sequence includes the following:
- the LOC137241059 gene encoding uncharacterized protein has translation MLSHKFVIAPLSILIFLTSSCLVAGQMRRPGWCRADRDYVSIVNPSTFRGSWYVHSRYPFWYDENYRCCKIDYTPGIKNVHRVRNFQISNKDESVKVNTGTLTSLPDGEIEVKYDEPGALTFNYNILTYCTEYVIIYACKNLDTVEHDEYLWIHTKDPKPPKHVIHAYEAALEDEKISTSDLKLVRHEDCGKYETNQKSVAQQQSNSKGKSVCF, from the exons ATGCTGAGTCATAAGTTTGTTAT tgCTCCTttgtcaattttaatttttttgacatcaTCATGTTTGGTGGCGGGACAAATGCGAAGACCAGGTTGGTGTCGAGCAGATAGAGACTACGTCTCCATCGTGAACCCATCAACA TTCCGAGGTAGCTGGTATGTACATAGTAGATATCCCTTCTGGTACGATGAGAATTACCGCTGCTGTAAAATTGATTACACTCCTGGAATTAAAAATGTTCATAGAGTAAGAAACTTCCAAATAAGTAATAAAGA CGAGTCCGTAAAGGTTAATACCGGAACACTTACATCCCTTCCGGATggagaaattgaagttaaatatgATGAACCAGGTG cTCTCACTTTTAATTACAACATTCTAACGTACTGCACCGAATATGTTATAATCTATGCCTGCAAGAATTTAGATACGGTGGAACACGACG AATACCTTTGGATTCATACAAAAGACCCCAAACCACCCAAGCATGTTATACATGCTTATGAAGCTGCTCTAGAAGACGAAAAAATTTCCACAAGTGACCTCAAATTGGTCCGTCATGAGGATTGCGGAAAGTATGAAACAAATCAAAAGTCAGTCGCACAGCAGCAGAGTAACAGTAAGGGGAAAAGTGTGTGTTTTTGA